TAATGGTGAATTGATTATTCATAAGATTGATCCTCAAGAAAAGCTCAATGCTGCAACGGGTATTGTGGTTGGAGGTTCAGGCCATTTGAAACTGATCAATcatgaagatgaagaaaacggAAACAAAGACGAAGACACAGATGGTGCCAATAAGAAGGATTTAGGAGTCGATGTCCCTCAAGCAGCAACCATGAGGAAAGCATCATCCACGGCTTCTGTAAATTCGCAAATATCAAACCATACTATTaagaaagaggaaagagCATTAGCTGCCGAAAAGGCTAGACAGCATCATGACTACGATGACATTGATGTCCAGAAGGAACATTTGACTATTGATAAACCAATGGTTAGAAGGAGAAAGCAAATGGAGACTCCTGTTGTCACTTTGAAGATGGATGAATTGTATACAAGATGCTGTCACTTGCGTGAGATTTTACCAATCCCTGCCACTTTAAAGCAAATACCAAAGGGTACGACAGATCCAATTCCTTATTTACATTTGAGAAATCCAAGGCCTTCAATGATTGAGATTCTATCTTTCACTGATTTTATTAGGATTGCACCTGTGATATGTGTTTCATTGGATGGTGTCTCACTAACCCACGAAATGTTTAGAATCGTTCTATCTTCATTGATGTATAAGAGATaccttgaaaaattgtcaTTGAGAAATACCAAAATCGATGAAAAAGGATGGAAAATGTTGTGTCtctttttatcaatgaacAAAGCGCTCAAAAAACTCGATTTAACTCAATGCCCCTTTATTGATGTGAATACACAAagaataaagaagaagccTAAAGATGCACCAGAGACCAGAATGACATGTAACATCAATGATCGATCGGATAGAAACTGGGCGTTGTTCACTGCGGCACTTATATTTAGAGGTGGTATTGATGACATTATATTGACCGGTTGCAAAGTACCtgatttgaagttgtttGCAAACCTACTTACTTTAGGTTTGTCAAAGAGTGAAAAGGTTGGGCTAGCCTACAACAGCTTGGAATTACAACACTGTAAAATCATAGCACGCTGGCTGCAAATTAATAAGGTTTTGCTCGGTATAGACCTTGCCTACAATGATCTCTCCTCGTGTTTGAAACcattcattgattttgcCGAAGATGATAATATCTCAAAGGATAATATATTGATGTTTAGTTTGAACTCGTGCAACTTGATTGATTGTGATGAAACGAACAAGTTTTTAAATTCACTATCGAATCTTCCAAACTTGAAATATTTAGACTTGTCATCCAATTCAAAGTTCATGAAATCGGCCTTAGACAAGTTACTTGTTCTTTTACCTTTACTTCATCAACTAGTCAGGCTTAACGTTGACAATAACCAGCTAAGTACGGAATCGATGGTGAAACTCATTGAATGTGTTTCTCTAATGCCAAACCTCAGCTATCTATCTATAATGGGTAATGAGATGAATGAAATTGTCGCAGCAGCACTGTGTAGGGCCCTCAAGCATTCCAAGACATTGTATTCCATtatatttgataaatctCCTATTCCAAATAAATTACAGGAAAAGATTGGCTTACTAACCATAAAAAACGTCGAAAGTCAACTGTATCATAAGCAAAACGTTGATACTAAGACTTTTGCTGATATAATTTCAGCATCTgataaaaaggaaataagGGATAAGCTTGGATTGACTGAAGGGATGAGCTTTAGTGAGTCATTGTACAAGATAATGAACACGAAGAATATTGACCAAGATGCTTTGAATAAATTTATAGATCTAATGATTGAAATTAGGACACATATGATGCATGTCATTCAAGATTTGATTCACCTAAATTCCAAGAATCAATTAACAATGCAAGGTAAAGAATTGCTCATTCGACTTTATACTATGAATGCATCTGTTAATAAGGCAATGGAGTTAATTGATCAGCATCGGTATGCtgaattgaaggaaaaaagtcagaagaagattgaCATGACCTCTTATGACACACTAATGAACAGCCAATTTATCAAACTTCCTGAATTGCAATCTGATTGCACGGCAAAAGAAGACGACGAAGTCATTGAGGCTACCCCAATGCACCACTCAAACTCTTTGAAGGATACGATGTTATCTACTAACGATCCATATGACTTGATCTCGATGCTGAGACGTTGTAAAATGAACGATATTTCTCTGAAAGACCTATTTACAAAGTCCAGCTCTAGTGCGAAGGCAGAATCAGAGACACCTGCCATTGATGAGGGCCGTGATACGACTATCAAGAACTACTCTGAAGATATGAACTTGGAGTCTACATCACCAGATGATAGCCAGACAAAGAACGAAGAAGAGGCCCAGATGACGCCAGTATATGACAAAATTTTGCATGaactattgaagaatgaCATTTGAACAGTAGCTCACTATATTCCCTGCTTCGTACCTTTCCATATAAACATTTCTGCACTACATACTTATTTTATATTACACTATATTATTTCCCGAAGACTATATACTCTCAAAAGGTAGCCAGTTCTCCTTTtgtgtgtgtttgtgtgtgtgtgtgtgtgtgtgtgtgtgcCCTCCGTACACCGGAACTCAAAAAAGTAAACCAGGCGCTCTCGTTTCTCGCAGCCTCAATGGGAGCGTGTGAGGGAGAAGAATATTGCATTGAAGATTGCAAGCCCGAAAGGAGGAGTGTTGTTGGTAATGCCTGCACATTATctgtattttgtttttggtCTCCAAACGAACAAACGTCTACGTTTTCCAAATAGAACTATACCAGAAACACAATGTTGCATTTGGAACCACAAAACCTACTCATCCAAGAAACCTTTGCGAAGGCGCTTGCGGCAAATTACGAACCGTGTAGCCTGGATAGAATTCTCACCGATTTTGACTTTACAACATATCACATCTCGACACCACAGGACAAGACCAAGATACTCTTGtccatcaacatcaaatgCTGGCAAGACTTGGTTAATTATGGGGCAATGGCtttgttggagaagaagtATGGTGGATATACCTTTATCCAATTTCTATCGGGATCTAATTGTGAGCCTGGATATGATGTCTCACTGTACATTGACATTGAACAAGTGCAACTCAATGACGAAGAAAAGAGCCTTTTGGTGCATGAGTTGAGTTTGTTAAAGAGAAACTGCTTTGCAGCACCATTCTTAAAGGCATTTGCAAGATACGAAGTTTTGGCAAAGGAGAACCCAGTAGACCCAAACAATTTGTACGGGGAAGACAGTGTTGCTGCATCCAACAGCAACGAGGAAGTTTTGAAGCTTGACTACCGTGGACAAGAAACTATATACATCAAGCCATCAAGTGACCGAGTAActgttattttttcaacgaTTTTCAATGACGAGACAGATAAGATCTTCTCCAAGGTTTTCCTCCAAGAGTTCAGTGATGCCAGAAAGAGATCTATCCAGAAGGCGCCACAGGTCATCAACTCACATCGTGAGGTGCCATTGGAAATCAGACACTTGGCACCACAAACGGATGATAAGACATACATTAcgtttgttttgtttcctAGACACCTTGCAAGTGACGACGTCAAATGGAATACCATCACCCAGATTGAGCTATTCAGATCCTACTTCCACTACCACATCAAGATTGTCAAATGTTACTTACACCAGAGAATGAGATACAGAGTGCAAAGTTTCACCAAAATCTTGAACAGGGCCAAAAGAGAGATCGACGAAGAGGAATACCGTGCCGAGCGGAAAACTGCCTCTGGTAGAAGGTTCGAGGTGAGATGAGAGCAACGAATAGCCGCAAGATGTACATTGTGTGTATGTAAATGTTAAAAAGTATAGGTAGAAAATGTAACTGGAAATAAACAGCCCATGCTTGTAGTGAAAACTGTCAGggacaaaaaaaaaaaagtaagCAAAAAATGCCGAGCCTCCTACAATCATTCTGTAAATGACCCGTGAGTGTCGTTTGGCAGAAGTCTCGCCCAGTGGTGGGGAAAATGAAGTATTGAATGTTCATCAATATACTGAAATTGGGTTCGGTATGTAGCTGGTTGTGTTTGGGTTTTTTGGAAAGAGGCTACCAGCACAAAGGAGACACGCAAGACCGCAGGTACGATGTCGttctttggatttgatCCCATGGCTCCACCGGGCGGCCCTGATAAGCCTGAGACCCTGGACTTCAACGATCTCGAAGAAGACGATGCCTTAAACGATGAGACCTTTGGTGCAGTAGCAGTTTCCAACCTGAAGGacgattttgatttttcattagGAGGAAACAGCGGTGCTAAACAACAGACATCACTGAAACCAGCTCCAGCACCAGCTCCAGTAGCACAGAACAGCGTGTCGTATGCGTCGGCAGCACAGACTAAGGTGGATGATATCTTACAACCAATGGCTTCTCTTTGGACCGATGAAAAACCAGCATCTACCGACAATGCCAACACACCCACCTCCGACAATACACGTGTTTTaactttggaagaaattgagGCAAAATTGAGGACTCAGAAGACACCTATccagcagcagcagcagcagcagccacatcaacaacaacagcatAACATTGTTGCAGGTAACAACATGGCACAGTTTCAATTGCCACCGTACGTTACTCAAATGTTAATGCAACCCACtgttcaacaacagattATGGCGGCAGTTTCATCTGGTAGATTTGCTAACATCCAGATTGCCACCCAGGCGATGATCCAGATGTTATTATCTGGTCCAAATCCAATGATGCAAATGCCTCCTCAATATGGTGTCCAGAATGGCAT
The Pichia kudriavzevii chromosome 2, complete sequence DNA segment above includes these coding regions:
- a CDS encoding uncharacterized protein (PKUD0B09380; similar to Saccharomyces cerevisiae YJL042W (MHP1); ancestral locus Anc_5.259) produces the protein MSTGKDSSNSQHDQLRKRLEQELSILKSSTDNTDFDWFLNSNTGLKNDAINIETNQNKANTTCEPAQGIPISPLKSPSLARSPNTKAKPSISMTDRDEDLMVGLSRSRTADAKMMSSSTSRKVDNGLRRTATNTDTADFSGAKPRYHEPIITNKPPILPPKKKGFFKKLFGSKNSDDKSSSSKSRRILSPSSSKSPSPSRSPSLSSPSPSPASPSPPSPSSLKPQTSRYASSKQQLASPNDSITRVTSVSPVSSVPGSVTSSIFKSESHQSQNSVPLTISERYQDVDPELSSYLLEMEKNSMSNKGMDLIDYNNNFIYSPSGLQSVKYKEDEIPEHPDKPKRPSAFSSKQAHCESLEKELFLKHKREREEKESSMFGSLLHRARTNTNELSRISSCLEEGEDTPPLTFQPIEYVHPPPKFNPRPPLSTFDEIKPMKKVAFAATTFVIDPPQQIPSRNPRKGNVEICPNGELIIHKIDPQEKLNAATGIVVGGSGHLKLINHEDEENGNKDEDTDGANKKDLGVDVPQAATMRKASSTASVNSQISNHTIKKEERALAAEKARQHHDYDDIDVQKEHLTIDKPMVRRRKQMETPVVTLKMDELYTRCCHLREILPIPATLKQIPKGTTDPIPYLHLRNPRPSMIEILSFTDFIRIAPVICVSLDGVSLTHEMFRIVLSSLMYKRYLEKLSLRNTKIDEKGWKMLCLFLSMNKALKKLDLTQCPFIDVNTQRIKKKPKDAPETRMTCNINDRSDRNWALFTAALIFRGGIDDIILTGCKVPDLKLFANLLTLGLSKSEKVGLAYNSLELQHCKIIARWLQINKVLLGIDLAYNDLSSCLKPFIDFAEDDNISKDNILMFSLNSCNLIDCDETNKFLNSLSNLPNLKYLDLSSNSKFMKSALDKLLVLLPLLHQLVRLNVDNNQLSTESMVKLIECVSLMPNLSYLSIMGNEMNEIVAAALCRALKHSKTLYSIIFDKSPIPNKLQEKIGLLTIKNVESQLYHKQNVDTKTFADIISASDKKEIRDKLGLTEGMSFSESLYKIMNTKNIDQDALNKFIDLMIEIRTHMMHVIQDLIHLNSKNQLTMQGKELLIRLYTMNASVNKAMELIDQHRYAELKEKSQKKIDMTSYDTLMNSQFIKLPELQSDCTAKEDDEVIEATPMHHSNSLKDTMLSTNDPYDLISMLRRCKMNDISLKDLFTKSSSSAKAESETPAIDEGRDTTIKNYSEDMNLESTSPDDSQTKNEEEAQMTPVYDKILHELLKNDI
- a CDS encoding uncharacterized protein (PKUD0B09390; similar to Saccharomyces cerevisiae YNR035C (ARC35); ancestral locus Anc_6.351); amino-acid sequence: MLHLEPQNLLIQETFAKALAANYEPCSLDRILTDFDFTTYHISTPQDKTKILLSINIKCWQDLVNYGAMALLEKKYGGYTFIQFLSGSNCEPGYDVSLYIDIEQVQLNDEEKSLLVHELSLLKRNCFAAPFLKAFARYEVLAKENPVDPNNLYGEDSVAASNSNEEVLKLDYRGQETIYIKPSSDRVTVIFSTIFNDETDKIFSKVFLQEFSDARKRSIQKAPQVINSHREVPLEIRHLAPQTDDKTYITFVLFPRHLASDDVKWNTITQIELFRSYFHYHIKIVKCYLHQRMRYRVQSFTKILNRAKREIDEEEYRAERKTASGRRFEVR